In Canis lupus dingo isolate Sandy chromosome 25, ASM325472v2, whole genome shotgun sequence, the genomic window AAAGGGCAAGAATATAACCAAAGTTAGCATCTCCTCAACATTTGGACCTCCACCACCACTCCAGGGAAGACAGACCTAATGACCCTTCCCCAGAGCTCTGTCCCTATAGCTCCAGGGAAGTGGTGTCCTGCTCTACACTGAACACTGAGCATCCAACCTTGAACACAGCACTGATCTGGCTCTTCTTGTGAGAGACCAGAAGAGAGTTCCAACCCACCCAAAGAGTACCTTTTTGCAGAAACCTCGAAGTTCCCAAATACTAGGCAACCTTTCATACTAGTCGTTTGGAAAATTAAGCCCCTCAGTGAATTTTTCTGGGTGACAGATTCCCTGTACCATCTGTCTCTagccaagtgaaaaaaaaatctgctgccCAAAGAGAAGACTACCCCTTCTCTGCTATGTCTGAGCAACTACTTAACCCTTGGGCAGACTAACAGTTGACACCCTGAGAGCCTTTGTTTCTTGAAACACAGCAAGTTCTTGCTCATATCCTTCCTGGTCTTAAGCCTGTGTTTATAACATCACTTCTCTGATCTCCTGTGTTCTTGGTGGGACTCCGAAGGAAAGGcaaaacaaagtagaaagaaagTAGACGCTTTTCCTGCCATTTTTCTATTATACATGTGGAGttaaagagtaaatatttggGCCTGGGCATGAAGGTGCCTGATCTCTGCACCTGTTTGGTCTTGACTGAGTTTCTTCTTTTCCCAGGATATGTAGAAGAGGAAGTAGCAGAGACAGAACCAGGGAGTCTTCTTCCTCTAGCCCTGAAGAAGCCTGTCTCCCCTGGGGGCCCTTCCAAGTAGAATGAGGTCAGTGTCCAGCCCCACCCAGCCTTGTCCAGCTCTATAAAGGAAGTTCCCAGGCAGCCACCCCCAGGAAGTTCCAGCTCTATGTCCTCTTCATGATGaggctctctctttctgggtTGCTCTTCCTCCTGTTGATCTCACTGCCTTCAGGTAAGATGGTGCGTGTAGGTCTGATCATGAAAGTGGGGGTGTTCCTTGGACACAGCCATTTAAAATCCCTTATAGGCATAAGACCAGCAGGGGGAACACCAATATCAGATGGACCAGCAGGCTAGGTATGGGATGTGAGTTAATGGTCGTGAGACCCTCCCCTGCTCATCAGTTGCCACATCCTGAAGTTCTACCCAAGCTTGAAAGAGAGGAGCCGACCTCATGACGTATACATCACTGTTCAGCTATCCAAATCCCTATTCCTCTTAACTTCCTCTGATTAGCCTTAGATAGGGCGGCTCTAACTGACATATGATAGGAGGTGAGAGGACAGGATGCAGAAGgtaaatcacaaaaaaataagcCACCCACCAGGAAGAGAAGACAGGTCTAGGATTTCTCCTAGCCCCATaaagccttatttttcttttccatgcttttctttttcctttagggAATGGATTGTTTGGAAATGATGGAGTAGAACTTCGTACTTGCACTGCTCTTAAAGGCAGGTGCTTCTTCGGTTGCAGAGTGGGTTGGACATGGGTAGCATTCTGTCATAACATACTATCTTGTtgcacaaaaatgaagaaaaatttgcCACCCCAGGTCAAAGAGCCTTGACCTGCACCCCATGGGTCTAATTAAAAGGATATGTGAACATATATGGATAAAATTTCCACTCGGTGTGTTAAGATCGTTCACAAGCCACAGGGAGCAAATGAGGAGCAGATTCTCACCATCTTACTGGCAACACTCCCGAAGTATTTTTGCAAAGTGGCACTGCAGGAAAGtctatctccttttattttttctgccctCCCATCTCCAATCACTGATCcctgttttaatttaaattcagttgaTTAACACATGGTCACAGGTCCAAAGATATGATGTACGCTGAGCTCAATAACCTTAGCTTACTCCATGCCTGTCACACTTTGAAGTGACTCTTGTGTATGTTaaatcacttaattctcacaacaaattctctctttttttgtccaACTTTGCAGTTGAAGGAAACTTTCCAAAGTCACACAATCAATAAGAGTTAGTTAGTGGTGGGTTTGAACCCAGACAGTTTTGATCCGGTGTCCTTACTGTCAATCTATACCACCTCTCAACTACAAGTATAGGAATCTAGCTGGAAGTATTAATTGTAGTTTGTAGTGATTGTAGGTTGTAGTCCAATGAGGAGTCAAGAATCCAGCTAGATCCATGGAACAGCAAGCTGCTCAAAATTCTTCCTATGGCTTAAAGCCATAATGCTCCTGGTTGCTACGCTGCATTCTTGACTCTACGCAGCGGCTCTGATGCTTCAAGATCAGTGTTGCTCTAAGATTCCACACACCAACCATCGTTGCTCTCACCATTGTGGTGGAAGCAATGAGCCATACATACCTACACAAAACTTGCAGCTGTCTGTGAGGTAGCACATTCTGGCAGCACCTCCTTACTACCAcccccctcccagggccctcACCAGGGCAGATGTAACAGACCTTCAGGAAGATCCTTGTCATTAGCTGCTCAGGAGAAAGAGCAACAGCTGAGTGTCAGGATTTCCCTTCTCCAAGGATGTGTCTGAAGGAAACACATCTGCTTTTATTATTCTTCAACTTTATCCGGGTATAATTGatcatttaaaattgtatataatcAGGTATACAACTTGATTTAATATGAATTATGGAACAAGCTAATGCACATATCTATCACTCACATAgttaccgtgtgtgtgtgtgtgtgtgtgtgtgtggtgagaacacttaagatccaCCATCTTcacaaatttcaagtatacagtacagtattgcTGACACATGAAGCTTTGAAGTCAACATGGAGATGAGCTATAGGGCATATCGCAAATCTGATATGCTTTATGTGAAAGCAtagagaaaattatagaaaaactaGTCCATCCAGAGACAGCTAACCCAGCTAGAATGAAAGTAGGAAGTACATCACCAATTCTGTGCTTCCACCTAGGCTGTCTCTTcagaagtcacattttttttaaaaaattgtaattagCTATCAGATAATGATAGCAAAATTCCAATCCTGTGTGCTGAGTTTGTTTCAAAGGGATCTGGATGTTGAGCCACAGCAACTCTTCCCAAAAGCCACTCTCTGCACACTTCAGTGCTGCAATACACAAGTAGCTCCAGCTCCAAGCCCAACTTGGAACTTCTCTTGCATCTCAAGAGCACCAAAACCacactgggtggggtgggggagaggagatgaaagagggggaaatgtgggGAATTGGCGTGCTTTGAACAGTGCCTCTGTGATGTCCTCCTGAGAACCAGTTCCTATTCTCTGTCAGGCCAACAGACTTAGAGTGATGGGCCTGGAGCCTGAGCTGATCCCTGAGGTCATGGAGTCTGCCCTCTACGTGACAGAACCAGGTCACCACTACCACATCCACCATCACGGGGACTGTGCCAGacccaaagaaaggaagaattctaGTAGCAAGACTAGCCAGCCACTCCCTACCCTTGGGTACTCAGAGTTCCAGCAGAAGAGCCCAGGCCTCTCAGGTGTCCACAGACCAGCATTCAGCGGGGATCATGTCTCCATCCTCAACAATAAAAGCCCATTTATGCTGGGCACATGTGCAGACATCCAAGCAGACAGGAGCGAGAGGGTGTGACCTGGTTGGGGGGTGTCACAAGCAGACACCCGGGGTTCAAGCAGGGCCTGTTGGAAAGGATAGTCAGCCACAGCAGTTCAAAGGTGCATTCCCTGTTGTCTTTCCCATCCAGAGTGACCACAGGGCAGTAGAGAGCTCCACTGGTCAGATCCAGGTGCAATCTTCTACCCACAATATCCAGGTGGCCACCTCTGCTGCCCAAGTCTTGTCCACAAGTCACCAGTAGACAGGTTCTGACTCCATAAGGTAGGAAGTACTTTTAAACCAACCTGTTAGGATAATAGTGCCTTCTGCATACGTTGGTGGTTTGGTTTGGGGATGTGAActgtttttccttcaaatttcaaTATATCCCAGCTCATCTTACAGAGCCCAGGCATGGGCTTCTAAGGACAAGAGCAACCGTACCATCACAAAGCCAGTAGGGGTAGCAGTTCCTTaagctcccccccccaccccaaaatacTCAAGTGCTGTATATGTCACAAGAAGCACCAGCCCTAGTGTGTGGAATTACAACAGGCAATGTTCATGACTGCATGCCACAGTGACGATGCTTTGACTATTCCAGACCTCAGGTTGTTTGTGGATTATATCTATTCAACCCAGACTCCACTCACTACGAGTGGGAAATACTGGAAGTGATTGATAACAAAGCCTGGAGTTTCGCACCCTCTGGTCCCATTCCTGCTCTACTCTAATTCATTTTAAAGCACAGAATTCCAGGCCTGTTCTGGCCAGTGGAGAGAAACCAGGAGCCTTACCTCCTTAATTCTAGATTCCCAAATCCTACAAATGCAACCTGAAGCCCAATTTACTTTGTGAGAGTCACATCACTGACTATAATGtggataataatataaattttctgTCCACAAAAGCCACTTACTCTTTTTCTTGGATGCTGTCATCAATCTCTATCCTCCCAGAATGGATACTTGtgtccctttttttaatttaagggcACAACCTTACATTTATTCcactttaattttgctttttttttaaaagattttatttatttattcatgagagacacagagagagaaaaagagagagagaggcagagacataggcagagggagaagcagggagcccgatgtgggactcgatccccagagtccaggatcatggcctgacccgaaagcagacatttaactgctgagccacccaggcgtcccaactttgACTTTGTTTTATTAGATTTGGCCTCTCACACCAATCTGTTGAGCTCCTTCAGAACCCAGACTCTGTCACCCTACGATGAGTCCATTATGAGGGTGGATGAGATGGGTAGCACCATGGCCAAGCCCACCACATCCCCCAGGAAGACAGGGGAGCTGCAGGCCAAACTTAAGGAACATCTGCACCCCCTGACTCCACTCCTGAGATCTTTGCCTTTGGTTGTATGTGTAAGTTCAGGGCAACATGAAAAAACCGTGAGACAGATGATGCTGGTACTTGGAACTTCATATCCTTCTCTTGGCTGCCAACTTCTTTCCCTTTATTAGACCACCTATTAACCCACTCTAAGCAAAGCTCATCCCAAAATGTCCAAGGCAGGTTAACTCCATAAAGAGAATCTTAACTGCAAGAGttagcaaacattttctataGAGGGCCAGAGACAAAATTATTGAGTGGAGCTAATTCTGTCCTTTTGTCATGAAAGCAGCCGCATTTCTAtaaagctttattcataaaaacaggcagtgggtGGGATTTGGCCCACGGGCTCAGGTTTGCCCACTCCTGCTCTAAAACATTCTAAAAGAATGTTTCAGCTGCCTTGGCCCACCGTAGAGCTCTGCCAAAGACCCAGAGAAGACTGGACCAGGACATCTGCCCTCAAGGGGCTTATCATCTACACACGGTTATGAAAGATGAACAAGTACACAAATGGCAACATTCAGTGATATCCATTAATACCACCACTGTTCTTTCATTCACTCCTCAAACATTTGCTGTGCAAGTATTATGTGGTAGGCGCATGCAGTGTTGTctgaggaggatgtggagaggAACGAACCCCAAACACCAGCCTTGGGGAGCTCCTGCTCCAGCCAACTGGCTGCATGAGAAGACTCCTGGGACTTCTCTTCCAAGAATATCAGAGGAAGGATGCACATAAATCAATGGGTAAAAGACAAGAGCAAGAACTGGAGCACCTGAGTCATTTCCCCACAcgccttccttttttctccccccaatGTGACTTCAGACAAGGTATGGACCTTCTCAGATCTCAGGCTCCCCTCCCTGTTTAAGAAAGCGATGCTATGCCAAAGGATTCTTACGAGGCTTAAAGGACGCATTTGTaagcacagggcctgacacataCTAGATGCATATTAAATTCGAGTTTTGTTCATTCAAACAAAATGTTCCTTACAAATGCAACTCCTGACCACCCTAGGCAATTCTGAGTTATGTGTATTCCTACAGGGCAAGAACAAAGcatcccaaaaataaaaaatccattcatttcttcatttggtttttttttcatattcatttattcatctaacaCGGTAGATAATTCACAGCTACTatgtgaacaaaaaaaaaagggtggatGAGAAACGTAATCTCTGTCCTCTTTGAGTTTATAGCATAGTCGAATaaaccaaaagtaaataaataaacagattattAATCACAAAAGAGCTTGCCTTGAAGGAAGTGTGTAGGGATACACTAATACTcataagtatgtgtgtgtataggtaCGTGTGTGTGCCTATATACGTGCGCGTGCATGTGTACTACACAGCCTATGTAACCACACCCAGATGAAGACATAGGATATCGCCATCACCCCCAGAAGATTCCTCAGGCCCCTTCTCAGTCAATAACCCTGCCAGGGGTAACCACTATTCTAAATTCCATTACCATCTATTACTTTTGCCTGAGATTTAACTTGAGGTACAGATTACGCAGTCTTAGGAACCTGCCTTCTTTCGtccaaaataaagtttatgaAATTCATCCATTAGGTTACATGTAACAgtggttcattctttttttttattaattttttatttatttatgatagtcacatacagggagagagagagagagagaggcagagacacaggcagagggagaagcaggctccatgcaccgggagcccgaggtgggaatcgatcccgggtctcctggatcgggccctgggccaaaggcaggcgccaaaccgctgcgccacccagggatccctcattcttttttattactgtttatgtaccacaatttctttatcccttctcctggttgatggacattttgttggtttccatttttttggttAATACTGATTTCTTAGTAAATCCTGACAGTTTCCAAACTGGCTGTACCAGAGTAACTCCCACAAGCAATGCGTGAGAGTTCAGGTCTCCCTTTATCTTCACAAACATTTAGCATTGTCAGTCTTTTCAACTTCTACCATTCCGGTGGATGTGTAGTGCTCTCTCCTTtgcatttaatttgcatttctctaataagcACAATATGAGCATCTTTCAcctgcttgttggccatctggagAGCCTCAGTGGTGAAGtgcctgttcaaatcttttgccaatttttcattggactgtcattttattattaacttGTAGGACTTCTAATACATTTGATTTTACAAATACATTGATGGTAATGAAATGACcatctgatttaaaaatcaagcttccacaggggcacctgggtgtttagtcaggtaagcatctgactcttgattttggctctggttgtgattttgggatcctgggattgagccccatgtcattgggctctgtgcttggtggggagtctgcctctctctctccctctgcccctccctacacacatccttttcctctctctctctctctatctctttctgtgtctcaaaataataataattattattattattattattattattataacaacaaaataaaaatcaagcttCCACAGGCCTAGtaatataatgaaaacataagCCTATCATTAAGTCAGTAACAGAGTCCAAACAAGAACATAGGTCTCTTGACAGGCATCCCACTGCTTTTCATACTCTCCACACATGCTGTAACGTGTATAAACTCACACTTGacctggggaagaggagaggaaaggtgACAACAAATAAGTGCCACAAAATGCTGTTCTATTGTTTGTCTTTCAAAGCAGTGAACAGCTGTGTTGTGACCCTGTGCCAGGTCCTGGAGGATGTACCTTAGCCTTTATTATgtctttaattattaaataaataaataaccttgaCCTCTAATATAGACCAAATTTAAATAGATTAAAgggtagaaaaaaatcaatccataCAAAGGcaaaacaactttctttttttaagattttatttatttattcatgagagacacagagagggggagagaggcagagacacaggcagagagagaagcaggctccacgcagggagcccaacgtgggacctgatcccgggaccccaggatcatgccttcagccaagggcaggcgctaaactgctgagccacccagggaccttcGATACAACTTTCACTTAAAATCCACTTGTTCCTACTTTTTCTGTGTGTCAGACATTGAAAGCCATCTCTTCTTTTCCCCTAATGGCATGTTTCTGTGGACAGGCATTGCCAAAGCACCTGTTAGGGAGTGAGTATGACTCTTTCCTGCCACCAGATGGCAGACAGTGAGTGCTCCAGTGTCTTAACAACCAGGCTTGACAGTTACTTGCTTTCCCTGGAATTCCCCATGGTCAGAGCACTACCAGGTACAGAGTCAATATTCAATAAAACCCAAAGTAAATTAATAAAGGCAGGTCCTGTAACCTGTGTTTACACTTTATAGAAATAAGACTATGGCCTTCACCATACAACAAGTGGAAGTCAGAGATCACATGAAAATTCAAGCCAAGAACCACTGCAATTAGTGTCCTAACCCTGAAGGAGGAAGGATCCCAGAGCTGAGTGAAGCTATACcaaaggaaccctcctgcactgctggGGCTGACCCAAGGAAGGCAGCCCCACCCACGGGCCAGTAGGGCAGCAGACAAGAGGATCTGCTGCTCAAGCCAGATCATTATCTGAAAATACATACACATCAGTGCCTGGATCTGGAAAGGCCCTCAGAAATCCTCTCTTACCGATGAGAACACTGAtccccagagaggggaagagattTACCCAAAATTACACTTACTGGAGAGGCCTGAAGCAAAAAAAGGCACCAGATCTTCATGCTCCACACCACGTATATTTAGGGAAGGGATTCAGCCAAAACGGTGGGCCacagttaatttttgttttttaaatctttgtcaaCCTCCTTATTTTGCAAAATGGAtacatgccagaaaaaaaaaaaaaggaccaaaattAAATGCAATCTTATGACGGTGCAAAAGGAACTTAGGTCACTGAATAGTTTCTAAGAGCTTTTGGAAGCTCTCACATCTCGCTCCTGGCCGCTTGTCAACATGAAGCAGAACCTGCAAGTGAAAATGACCAGGGGAGGGAAGGCCGAACATTTCCAGCTCCAGAGGCTAGTGGTTACAGTTCCTCGTTCTCGCCACCAGAGGGCGCGGCCTGACCGTTTTTCCCGCGAACAGGTGGCGCAATTGTCCACTGTTCTCCCACCGTGTGGCTCTTTCCAAGGCCAGGATGACCACTCTTGTCATTTTTCCACTTTTAAGAGGCAATCTTCAACAACTCTCGGAAGACTGAGACAGAAACCTGGAAAAATGTGAGCTTGGATGTAAACCTTATGTCATGCAGTAGATGAAAGTGACGTGgtttgggggtggaggagggtggggcgTGAAGAAGAGCATATTTATCCCAGTTTTGTAAAAGAAGTCAATTTCTGGCTATTTAAGAGATGGTAACCGTAGCAAAGAGAAGCTGCTAAGATGAATCAACTGGAGGtgaagaagtttgtttttttttttaattgtgcataaaatgtatataaaagaaaCTAATTTGGAAAACAGGGgcaagcaaaacaaataaaatggtgaagttttttttttaattgtacataaaatgtgtataaaagaaaagaaacttatttGGAAAACAGGGGCAGGCCAAACAAATATAATGGACGGTTCTGTGAATTGAAGCCCTGAAGAGTTACAGACTCAGATGTAACTTACAAGCCGATGTGTCACTTACTAGCAGAATGATATTAGGAAAAGCGCTCAATTTCAGCTACTCAACCTAAATGGAAAAATAGTAATCACCCAAGAGGCAAGAAATCAGGTGACATGGTTAGCACAATGTCTGACACATCATCTAAGTTCAAGAGATGTTGGGTACATCTGAGTCTATTAGTTAATAATAAGAATCAATGGCAGGTAGCAGGTCTATACCCAGAGTCTATTTGACAAGAGGTCAGAAGAGACGTGTTCCAAGGTACGTGGTGTTTTCTTCCATAATATTTCTAATCCCCAAAACAATTCAGTCAGatggctatctttttttttaagtttgccaATACAAACAACGACTAGCCAGAGGATACAATGAAACAAAAGACCCTACTTAAgataacaaacaaaaagtaaaatgcataGAAGTAAACTTAACAAGGAATGTGCAAATACTTACGTGAAGGTACAATAGATCCttgagcaagagggagaggagtggggaggaggtagGGATAGCCACCCTCAGGGCAATCAGAAATTATCATGGAAtcccaaaaacttaactaataGCCTCCTGTTGACCAAAGCCCTACCAATTACATAAAAGGCTGATTAACACATGCTTTGTATGTCATGGGTACTAGGTACTAGATTCTTACAATAacgtaagctagagaaaagaagatattattaagaaaatgataaggaagagaaaatacatttacagttctGTATTATCCATAAGAAGGTGGGCCTGCATggttcaaatctgtgttgttcaagagtcaactggaCTTTAAATCTCTGTTGAGGCACCCGAAAGAGGCGAACAAATGGGAAGATTCGCCACATTCTTAGATAAGAAGTTTGGACGTGATGAACCTAGCAGCTCTCCCTAAGTTAACCTATAAATTGAACatgacttttctaaaaatatcaaaaggttAAGAATCATTTTCAATCTTACAGGCAAACATTTGAAAGTAGGAATCTTGTCAGAAATTCTGAAAATGAAGAGTATTGACAAGTAGCTTCTCTGGGTGTTTGTGAAAAGCTATTACTTGGTCTCAATAATTAAACAGTGTGATAAGGGCAAAGAACTAAACGGATCACTGAAGTGAAGATACAGACCCAATAACAATGAGCATCTAGAAATGGTAAAGAAGCCATCTAATCAAAGATTATtcaatagtgttgggaaaattagagaCCCATCAGCAAAATTATAAGGTTGGATGCTTACTTCGTACACTACGCTCAGATAAAGTCCAAATGgatcaaacttttaaagatattaagaaGAATCCATGACAGTACTAAAAGAATGcatagaataattattttacaacCCGTGTACCTGTCATAAAGCTCCAGTACTACTATGGCCTGAATGCTTGTgtgcccccaaaattcatatgatgaaatcctaacccccaaggtgATGATATCAGGAAGTGGAGCCTTTGATGGTGACGGGACCATAAGGGTGGAGCCGtcatgaatgggatcagtgctTTTATGAACATGAGGAAAGagcttgctccctctctcccctccacaaCTGGAAGTGGTCTCTCACCAGATTCCACATCTGCTGCCATCTTGCCCTTGGACTTGTCAGTCTCCGGGATTGTGAcaactaaatttctgttgtttaagcagAGTAGTCTAAAGAatcttgttacagcagcccaaactaagacagacaccttttttaaaaataacagataaaCCGCACAAAACCCACCATTTCTGCCTGTAAAAGTCAAAACACCAAATACAAACTGGCAACATAATTAGGAAACATAGTAAATATGAAATTTTTAGAAGTTGAAGTAAAACTTCCAACcagaatcttttaaaagttttaacaaGACCTTTGAAATTACttctctgaatatatatttttcctatccATTTTTATACTTCAATCAGTCCCAGACTTTTTCTGATAGGCTATTAATTATTAGATCCTCACATTCTCTAAAAGTCATCATCTATGAGAAACTCTGTTCACGCAAGTGGGTGATAAAAAATCAACCTCAGCCGCGTTCAGGGTTCCTCAAAGATTCGCAGCAATCAAGATTTTCCATGGAAACTCTAGCagcctttcttttccttagtTGACAAATACAGTGTTTAACGAGTTTGTAACAGAATAGCTTTTGAATCTATATGAAACGTTCCAAAATCATGATGCTCTGACTCATTGAacctgtatttcaaaataatgatgaaaCTCTAACGTGAGAATAGCCACCGCCCACTTGTCGGGATGCCGCTTCTAGAGCATGCCAGCTGCAACCCAGCAAAGGCGGGTGGAAGACATGAAGACACATCCAGACCCATTTCCCCGCCAGGAGCTCTCATCTAAAGCCTCACCTTCTCATCTCTTTAGCTGCACCTTGGCAAGACACCTGATACTTTGGGCACAAGGAACACCTCCTCCTCTGGCAGCCCTGTGGGCCCTAGTGTGTAAGGGACAGGTCGGGGTCTTTAGTGGCTTGGGTGGGTCTCAGGAGGGAGCCCCTCTCCTGCTGTGCTCTGCACAGTAACACAGAGCGATCCACAGAGTGCACATAATCCCAGCCCAACACCCTGAAGGAGTCTGTGGACAGCAAAGAGTCACCTGGCTGAGCC contains:
- the DEFB136 gene encoding beta-defensin 136, whose amino-acid sequence is MMRLSLSGLLFLLLISLPSGNGLFGNDGVELRTCTALKGRCFFGCRVGWTWVAFCHNILSCCTKMKKNLPPQVKEP